The following proteins come from a genomic window of Neoarius graeffei isolate fNeoGra1 chromosome 26, fNeoGra1.pri, whole genome shotgun sequence:
- the rpn2 gene encoding dolichyl-diphosphooligosaccharide--protein glycosyltransferase subunit 2: MALLRLVSIVVSILALGALALNPTHHLTASDVDRLRSVLEQPFTDLKSAYFSIVGLSKLGASVPDSDDACNFITSNLDTSSIESLFYAAEASRVLSTCEILVSNETRDLLHAVVSEDSTISQIHHAVGALSSLGLPLASQEVLSALKARIAKEDNVVAIMQALQAASRLSQQTELGDILEEIEDLAARLDDLGGVYLQFEEGLEATALFVSAAYALSDYMNVEPPLKEDQVIQLVNSIFTKKSWDSLSEAFSVASAAAALANNRFHKPVIVNALGSAAVSHSQPLLQLQVTDVLCQPLSSANVLVESATSVSSNAVVLSQTPFTLHDDIFELNFMAGQPASGYYQFSVAVTRDSRLVGNQIDLKVKVSTRVAINNMDLSVVDKDQSIGAKTTRVEYPNKAKTSFLADSHQNFAMTFQLVDEATGVELTPHQTFVRLHNQKTGQEVVFVAEPDSKNLYKFELDTAERKTEFDSISGTYTLYLMVGDATLENPVLWNVADVVLKFLDEEAPSTVQAKNLYVPKPEIQHMFREPEKRPPTVLSNTFTALVLSPFLLLLILWFKLGANISGFSLSPSCVLFHIGHAAMLGLMYVYWTQLNMFQTLKYLAILGSLTFLAGNRMLAQKAVKRHEAK, translated from the exons ATGGCGCTCCTCC GTTTGGTCAGCATTGTGGTCTCCATCCTGGCTCTTGGAGCCTTAGCACTCAACCCAACCCACCACCTGACCGCTTCGGATGTGGACAGACTTCGGAGTGTTCTGGAGCAGCCGTTCACAGACCTGAAGTCAGCGTACTTCTCGATCGTTGGCCTGAGCAAGTTGGGAGCGTCCGTGCCTGACTCGGAT GATGCTTGCAATTTCATTACGTCAAACCTGGATACTTCAAGCATTGAATCTCTGTTTTATGCTGCTGAGGCCAGTCGAGTGCTTTCCACTTGTGAG ATCCTTGTTTCGAACGAAACTCGGGATTTGCTCCATGCCGTTGTAAGTGAGGACTCAACCATCTCGCAGATCCACCATGCCGTGGGTGCGCTCAGCTCTCTGGGACTCCCTTTGGCATCACAAGAGGTGCTCAGTGCGCTTAAAGCACGCATCGCAAAGGAGGACAATGTCGTGGC CATCATGCAGGCTCTGCAGGCCGCCTCCCGTCTCTCTCAACAGACCGAACTCGGAGACATCCTGGAGGAAATCGAG GATCTGGCTGCTCGGCTGGATGACCTGGGGGGCGTGTATTTACAGTTCGAGGAAGGTCTGGAAGCCACTGCACTGTTCGTGTCTGCAGCGTACGCTTTGTCTGATTACATGAACGTGGAGCCTCCGCTGAAAGAG GATCAGGTGATCCAGTTGGTGAACTCGATCTTCACTAAGAAGTCGTGGGACTCTCTGTCTGAGGCGTTCAGCGTAGCCAGCGCCGCCGCCGCTCTCGCCAACAACCGTTTCCACAAACCGGTCATCGTTAACGCTCTGGGCTCTGCGGCTGTCTCACACAGCCAGCCTCTGCTGCAG ctccAGGTGACTGATGTCCTGTGCCAGCCTCTGAGCTCGGCTAACGTGCTGGTGGAATCGGCCACCTCTGTGTCCTCCAACGCTGTAGTCCTGAGTCAGACCCCCTTCACCCTACACGA tgataTTTTTGAGCTGAACTTCATGGCCGGCCAGCCTGCTAGCGGTTACTACCAGTTCTCCGTGGCAGTCACCAGAGACAGCCGTCTGGTGGGCAACCAAATTGAC CTCAAGGTAAAAGTCTCCACCAGGGTGGCCATCAACAACATGGACTTATCTGTGGTCGACAAGGACCAGAGCATCGGCGCTAAAACCACTCG AGTGGAATACCCAAACAAAGCCAAGACCTCCTTCTTGGCCGACAGCCACCAGAACTTCGCTATGACTTTCCAACTGGTGGATGAAGCCACTGGAGTGGAGCTCACGCCTCACCAG ACCTTCGTCAGGCTGCATAACCAGAAGACCGGGCAGGAGGTGGTGTTTGTGGCCGAGCCAGACAGCAAGAACCTGTACAAGTTTGAGCTGGACACAGCTGAGAGAAAGACCGAGTTCGACTCCATCTCAGGAACCTACACGCTGTACCTGATGGTGGGAGACGCCACGCTGGAGAACCCAGTTTTATGGAACGTG GCGGACGTTGTTCTCAAGTTCCTCGATGAAGAGGCTCCCTCTACGGTTCAGGCAAAGAACCTGTATGTTCCCAAACCAGAGATTCAG CATATGTTTCGTGAGCCAGAGAAAAGACCTCCTACTGTCCTGTCCAACACCTTCACCGCACTTGTCCTCTCCCCCTTCCTGCTGCTGCTCATCCTG TGGTTCAAGTTGGGTGCCAACATTTCCGGCTTCAGTCTGTCCCCAAGCTGTGTGCTGTTCCACATTGGCCATGCTG CCATGCTGGGCCTGATGTACGTGTACTGGACTCAGCTGAACATGTTCCAGACTCTTAAATACCTGGCCATCCTTGGAAGCCTTACGTTCCTGGCTGGGAACCGCATGCTGGCCCAGAAAGCAGTTAAAAG ACACGAAGCTAAATGA